From one Brevibacterium sp. 'Marine' genomic stretch:
- a CDS encoding NAD(P)-dependent oxidoreductase, giving the protein MHILLFGASGHVGTGLAQLLGPHHTVTGIVRRPPDTKTAYTPVTVPDWVDEPEAVTAALATAGLPPVDAVIAAIGGWYIDEPVLDRGLAKFDADYDSYLRGHFTACALSQSLASGRKSGDQGFVHLALNGVASVEALAGSGAISVFGAAQKMLIEVAAAESTGVAFRELRIMAPIGGDDRNDLAGGVDTVPLAEVADALTAILDSPDRFDVSTEIRANEGTSAG; this is encoded by the coding sequence ATGCACATCCTCCTCTTCGGCGCCTCCGGCCACGTCGGAACCGGACTCGCCCAGCTGCTCGGTCCGCACCACACAGTCACCGGGATCGTCCGCCGCCCTCCGGATACGAAGACGGCCTACACACCTGTGACCGTGCCGGACTGGGTGGACGAACCGGAGGCGGTCACCGCGGCGCTCGCCACCGCCGGCCTGCCGCCGGTCGATGCCGTCATCGCCGCCATCGGCGGGTGGTACATCGACGAACCGGTGCTCGACCGAGGTCTGGCGAAGTTCGATGCGGACTATGACTCCTACCTGCGCGGGCACTTCACCGCCTGTGCGCTCTCGCAGTCCCTGGCGTCGGGCCGGAAGAGCGGAGACCAGGGTTTCGTCCACCTGGCCCTCAACGGCGTCGCCAGCGTCGAGGCTCTCGCCGGGTCCGGGGCGATCAGCGTCTTCGGTGCCGCGCAGAAGATGCTCATCGAGGTCGCCGCGGCGGAATCGACGGGCGTGGCCTTCCGCGAACTGCGGATCATGGCCCCCATCGGCGGCGATGATCGCAATGACCTGGCCGGGGGAGTCGACACCGTCCCCCTCGCCGAGGTGGCCGATGCCCTCACCGCGATCCTCGACTCACCCGATCGCTTCGACGTGAGCACGGAGATCCGCGCGAACGAGGGAACCTCGGCCGGCTGA
- a CDS encoding DUF6636 domain-containing protein, protein MSIPPVPNHPPRPGRRKPAEESPESITTQLFIGEDDSAADGSTQALTPAELQRLRSMVESDGTDATEVLSLEELRGLAAAEGYETGGLPAAPRKVNSDDIAAAEAPSAPKQWNPQPAPHPHQGQWGGEFGAAGQAPAPQPQSTGPVQLPGVPDHAQPGTSRPGGPGYGQAGHAPAYAAPAGYAAGYGPGGPAGSGGPGGPGGPGGPGGPGGPGNPGGPHDPYGRRGDTKKVPAWLWVLAAIALILALGIVGYIVWDSTQGEDTTTVGPTDEPSIGQTDDPEPSDSGSSTAPVAEESFASPSGNIACTIDSERARCVIKDYEFSPPEKPDDCRLDDWGSIVVANRDGAGFSCLDAPESNGPARVLGYGDSISAEGMTCTSSREGMTCKSDDTGVGFNVRRASVDFLK, encoded by the coding sequence ATGAGCATTCCACCTGTGCCGAACCATCCTCCGCGCCCCGGGCGTCGGAAGCCGGCCGAGGAATCTCCCGAGTCGATCACAACCCAGTTGTTCATCGGCGAGGATGATTCCGCGGCCGATGGCTCCACCCAAGCGCTGACCCCCGCAGAGCTTCAGAGGCTGCGGTCGATGGTCGAATCCGACGGCACCGATGCCACCGAGGTTCTCAGCCTCGAAGAGCTGCGCGGGCTCGCCGCCGCCGAAGGATATGAGACCGGCGGACTGCCGGCCGCGCCGCGCAAAGTGAACTCCGACGACATCGCCGCTGCTGAGGCGCCCTCGGCTCCGAAGCAGTGGAACCCGCAGCCCGCACCCCACCCCCATCAGGGACAGTGGGGCGGCGAATTCGGTGCCGCAGGTCAGGCCCCGGCACCGCAACCGCAGTCCACCGGGCCGGTGCAGTTGCCGGGGGTGCCCGATCACGCTCAGCCCGGCACCAGTCGTCCCGGTGGCCCCGGTTACGGGCAGGCCGGCCACGCTCCCGCGTACGCCGCCCCCGCAGGCTATGCCGCCGGCTATGGGCCGGGCGGACCTGCCGGTTCCGGGGGACCTGGTGGGCCCGGCGGGCCGGGTGGGCCTGGCGGGCCCGGCGGTCCGGGGAATCCGGGCGGCCCGCACGATCCCTATGGTCGGCGCGGAGACACGAAGAAGGTCCCCGCGTGGCTCTGGGTGCTTGCGGCCATCGCGCTCATCCTCGCCCTCGGCATCGTCGGCTATATCGTCTGGGACTCCACTCAGGGGGAGGACACCACCACGGTCGGGCCCACGGACGAACCCTCGATCGGTCAGACCGATGATCCCGAGCCGTCCGATTCCGGCAGTTCGACGGCTCCCGTCGCCGAGGAGAGCTTCGCCTCTCCGTCGGGCAACATCGCCTGCACCATCGACTCCGAACGGGCTCGCTGCGTGATCAAGGACTACGAGTTCTCACCACCGGAGAAGCCCGACGACTGCCGACTCGACGACTGGGGCTCCATCGTCGTGGCGAACAGGGACGGCGCGGGATTCTCCTGCCTCGACGCTCCCGAGAGCAACGGCCCGGCACGCGTCCTCGGCTACGGGGACTCGATCTCCGCTGAGGGAATGACCTGCACCTCCAGCAGGGAGGGCATGACCTGCAAGTCCGACGACACCGGAGTCGGCTTCAACGTCCGCCGCGCCTCGGTCGACTTCCTCAAATAG
- a CDS encoding L,D-transpeptidase family protein produces the protein MSDGVLRRAGVPALLACALLVTACGADSDDGTDESATVGSPGFAAPAQQTNVGDFAAPAQDSPSGTGPASPASDASGAEATGPVNPVPVPGLAKEYTDQIPAETSQVLVATSPTADSEKSSLSFYEFTDKKWKKLKTFDTHNGSKGWLKDRHEGDKTTPIGVFSLSDAGGFKADPGTDLPYTQDDRLPSSATVAYGADYASVFDYIIAIDYNRKPGTPPTDKTRPMGWDKGGGIWLHLDHDSGTNGCVTLDEADLKWIMRTLDPEAHPRIAMGPAPELKK, from the coding sequence ATGTCCGATGGAGTCCTCAGGCGCGCGGGAGTTCCCGCGCTGCTCGCCTGCGCTCTGCTCGTGACCGCCTGCGGCGCCGATTCCGACGACGGCACGGACGAGTCCGCGACCGTCGGATCCCCAGGATTCGCCGCGCCCGCGCAGCAGACGAACGTCGGTGATTTCGCGGCCCCGGCCCAGGATTCTCCCAGCGGAACCGGGCCCGCATCGCCCGCATCCGACGCGTCCGGCGCCGAGGCGACCGGCCCGGTGAATCCCGTTCCTGTCCCGGGTCTGGCGAAGGAGTACACCGACCAGATCCCGGCAGAGACCTCGCAGGTCCTCGTCGCGACCTCGCCGACGGCCGATTCGGAGAAGTCGAGCCTGAGCTTCTATGAGTTCACTGACAAGAAGTGGAAGAAGCTCAAGACCTTCGACACCCACAACGGCTCGAAGGGGTGGCTGAAGGACCGCCATGAGGGCGACAAGACCACTCCGATCGGTGTGTTCTCGCTCAGCGACGCGGGCGGGTTCAAAGCCGACCCGGGCACCGACCTCCCCTACACCCAGGACGATCGGCTGCCCTCCTCGGCGACGGTGGCCTATGGGGCGGACTATGCGTCGGTCTTCGACTACATCATCGCCATCGACTACAACCGCAAGCCCGGCACCCCGCCGACGGACAAGACGCGACCGATGGGCTGGGACAAGGGCGGCGGAATCTGGCTGCACCTCGACCACGATTCGGGCACGAACGGCTGCGTGACCCTCGACGAGGCGGACCTCAAGTGGATCATGCGCACCCTCGATCCCGAGGCCCATCCGCGCATCGCCATGGGGCCGGCACCCGAGCTGAAGAAATAG